The following coding sequences are from one Dermacentor silvarum isolate Dsil-2018 chromosome 4, BIME_Dsil_1.4, whole genome shotgun sequence window:
- the LOC125944866 gene encoding keratin-associated protein 19-2-like — MVSVSSKSFLISLAVLLALCSLAAAQYGYGGYGRGFGGGYGGFGRGFGGGYGGFGRGFGGGYGGFGRGFGGYGRGFYG, encoded by the coding sequence ATGGTTTCCGTCAGCAGCAAGTCCTTCCTCATCTCCCTCGCCGTCCTGCTCGCCCTGTGCAGCTTGGCAGCCGCCCAGTACGGCTACGGCGGTTACGGACGTGGCTTCGGAGGAGGCTACGGTGGCTTCGGCCGCGGCTTTGGAGGTGGATACGGTGGATTCGGACGTGGCTTCGGAGGAGGCTATGGAGGATTTGGACGCGGATTCGGCGGCTACGGACGCGGCTTCTACGGTTGA